One genomic segment of Candidatus Micrarchaeota archaeon includes these proteins:
- a CDS encoding pro-sigmaK processing inhibitor BofA family protein → MMFIGIALLIIVAAALGIGLLVCTSFSVIKRLVANLILGVLLILLFDLFGANIPINACTLIIVALFGVGGAGTLGLLSLMGYL, encoded by the coding sequence ATGATGTTCATCGGTATCGCTCTGTTGATAATCGTTGCGGCAGCATTGGGTATAGGTCTACTTGTCTGCACATCGTTTTCTGTGATCAAAAGATTGGTTGCTAACCTGATACTGGGTGTCCTGTTGATCCTTTTGTTCGATCTGTTCGGTGCAAACATACCTATCAATGCATGCACGTTGATCATCGTTGCACTGTTCGGCGTCGGAGGAGCCGGTACCCTAGGTCTTCTTTCGCTGATGGGGTACTTATGA